From a single Drosophila sulfurigaster albostrigata strain 15112-1811.04 chromosome 3, ASM2355843v2, whole genome shotgun sequence genomic region:
- the LOC133842853 gene encoding cationic amino acid transporter 2 isoform X2 — protein MVHQYSAWKVLTRRKHLTADGTEGETKLNRVLGLWDLTALGVGSTLGAGVYVLAGQIAKEQAGPSVIISFAIAALASLLAGICYAEFGARVPKAGSAYVYSYVCIGEFVAFVIGWNLILEYVIGTASVCRGISLYLDTLLNDTLKETFAEVAPMNVSFMGSYFDFLAFGLVVVFGVALAFGVETSAMANNFVTCVNIFILGFVIIAGAIKADFSNWTVDAATINSTNVGNGGFFPFGFEGTLQGAATCFFGFVGFDCIATTGEEVREPRKNIPRSILLSLLIIFLCYFGVSTVLTLMLPYYYQDVNAPLPYAFEYVGWPVAMWIVTIGGLVGLLASLFGALFPLPRVMYSMAQDGLLFRFLGKISPRFQVPVTGSIVAALFTALIAGLFDLAQLVSLLSIGTLLAYSVVAISITILRYMEYSESEEQTHQGISETTSLTSRSERFTWSSLCTQLFNVHRILEPNAISSRIVSVLTIIFCLLSLGLGVLLMQSYPAISSGQAWALTLLILLIVLILVVLLLTCLQPREPRSRLFRVPFVPVVPAISIFINIYLMLQLDSWTWIRFGIWMLVGLSIYFFYGLPNSYREMRRQRSGWQKLRYSGEF, from the exons ATGGTGCATCAGTATTCGGCGTGGAAGGTGCTAACGCGTCGCAAACATCTCACTGCCGATGGCACCGAGGGCGAGACAAAGCTCAATCGTGTCCTGGGCCTCTGGGATCTCACAGCACTTGGCGTTGGCTCTACGCTGGGCGCCGGTGTTTATGTCCTCGCCGGTCAAATAGCCAAGGAACAGGCCGGACCATCGGTCatcatttcatttgccattGCCGCACTTGCCTCTCTACTAGCAG GTATTTGCTATGCCGAGTTCGGTGCTCGAGTGCCCAAAGCGGGATCTGCCTATGTCTACAGTTATGTGTGCATTGGGGAGTTTGTTGCCTTTGTCATTGGCTGGAATCTGATACTGGAGTATGTCATTGGCACCGCCAGCGTCTGTCGTGGCATTAGCCTCTATTTGGACACTTTGCTCAACGACACGCTGAAGGAGACATTCGCAGAGGTCGCTCCCATGAATGTCAGCTTCATGGGCAGCTACTTTGACTTTCTCGCCTTCGGTTTGGTCGTCGTTTTTGGCG TTGCTCTGGCTTTTGGCGTAGAGACTTCTGCGATGGCCAACAACTTTGTCACCTGCGTCAACATTTTCATACTGGGCTTTGTCATCATTGCAGGTGCCATAAAAG CCGACTTCAGCAACTGGACTGTGGATGCAGCTACAATAAATTCCACTAATGTAGGCAATGGCGGCTTCTTTCCCTTTGGCTTTGAGGGCACACTCCAAGGAGCAGCCACTTGCTTCTTTGGCTTTGTGGGCTTCGATTGCATAGCGACAACAGGGGAGGAAGTGCGTGAGCCTCGCAAGAACATTCCACGCTCCATTCTGCTTTCGCTGCTCATCATCTTCCTCTGCTACTTTGGCGTTTCCACGGTGCTTACATTGATGTTGCCCTACTACTACCAGGATGTGAATGCTCCGCTGCCCTATGCCTTCGAGTATGTAGGCTGGCCGGTGGCCATGTGGATTGTAACCATTGGTGGTCTGGTTGGATTGCTGGCCAGCTTGTTTGGCGCCTTGTTTCCACTGCCCAGAGTCATGTATTCCATGGCTCAAGATGGTCTGCTCTTTCGCTTTCTGGGTAAGATCAGTCCACGCTTCCAGGTGCCTGTAACGGGGTCCATTGTGGCTGCTCTGTTTACAGCTCTGATTGCTGGATTGTTTGATCTTGCCCAGCTGGTGAGTCTGCTGTCGATTGGCACCTTGTTGGCTTACAGTGTGGTGGCCATTTCTATTACCATTCTACGCTACATGGAGTACAGCGAGTCGGAGGAGCAGACGCATCAAGGCATCTCGGAGACTACTTCGTTGACATCACGCAGCGAACGCTTCACTTGGAGTTCGTTGTGCACTCAGCTCTTCAATGTGCATCGCATCCTGGaaccaaatgcaatttctaGCAGAATTGTGAGCGTGCTGACTATAATTTTCT GTCTGCTTTCTTTGGGTCTTGGAGTGCTGCTAATGCAAAGCTATCCAGCGATTAGTTCTGGTCAAGCTTGGGCTTTGACTTTGCTCATACTTCTGATAGTGTTAATTctggtggtgctgctgctcACCTGTCTGCAGCCAAGAGAGCCCAGGAGTCGCCTCTTCCGAGTGCCTTTTGTGCCTGTGGTGCCTGCTATAAGTAtctttattaacatttatctAATGCTGCAACTGGACAGCTGGACATGGATACGGTTCGGTATCTGGATGCTTGTGG GTCTCTCCATATACTTTTTCTATGGCCTGCCCAATAGCTATAGAGAAATGCGAAGACAACGCTCCGGCTGGCAGAAGCTCAGATATAGCGGAGAGTTTTAA
- the LOC133842853 gene encoding cationic amino acid transporter 3 isoform X1: MVHQYSAWKVLTRRKHLTADGTEGETKLNRVLGLWDLTALGVGSTLGAGVYVLAGQIAKEQAGPSVIISFAIAALASLLAGICYAEFGARVPKAGSAYVYSYVCIGEFVAFVIGWNLILEYVIGTASVCRGISLYLDTLLNDTLKETFAEVAPMNVSFMGSYFDFLAFGLVVVFGVALAFGVETSAMANNFVTCVNIFILGFVIIAGAIKADFSNWTVDAATINSTNVGNGGFFPFGFEGTLQGAATCFFGFVGFDCIATTGEEVREPRKNIPRSILLSLLIIFLCYFGVSTVLTLMLPYYYQDVNAPLPYAFEYVGWPVAMWIVTIGGLVGLLASLFGALFPLPRVMYSMAQDGLLFRFLGKISPRFQVPVTGSIVAALFTALIAGLFDLAQLVSLLSIGTLLAYSVVAISITILRYMEYSESEEQTHQGISETTSLTSRSERFTWSSLCTQLFNVHRILEPNAISSRIVSVLTIIFCLLSLGLGVLLMQSYPAISSGQAWALTLLILLIVLILVVLLLTCLQPREPRSRLFRVPFVPVVPAISIFINIYLMLQLDSWTWIRFGIWMLVGIPVFIACWCLYDIRNPHKRNPERIAFYKALKTPKELPTLTHMNGNGISSKLSTLTTETQLARNSNSLDQIQNLSEVCDELKERKHANGKIFYVEDTKSEHSRTTLPLNDGELREDEHSVIAMLDDVLEAEDTQQQQLEEQQIFYRNFSIDSELLPSVIETTIVATVHNSSSDDDDISQHSLEEVDRLHECQMAASQMLDEMFDSVAFYEQLQAAKRSKEQQAEEAEAIVEEATPTLLRPQLKRVPSAVSTASQASLSSAVEDPLHSEKFKNRLSHLIMHPATHMARRSEEPQPVEQSMEIIKPKEKPTRPQLKQSKSETDVRLLLLKAIRELKSDSDEETEHGTADGNGNANGDKAAAATAAAPEAGSHIPRPPKFDPVLYKTINSISLHKQRPSLSRELAAAAADDAKNMKVVSADTTLPASLASASTATSEPESAIATAEAEPEPVLFKAKLEAILQRGPSHRLQQRPGSGAGAGAGAGADAALRRRPQSTYIEETAIE; encoded by the exons ATGGTGCATCAGTATTCGGCGTGGAAGGTGCTAACGCGTCGCAAACATCTCACTGCCGATGGCACCGAGGGCGAGACAAAGCTCAATCGTGTCCTGGGCCTCTGGGATCTCACAGCACTTGGCGTTGGCTCTACGCTGGGCGCCGGTGTTTATGTCCTCGCCGGTCAAATAGCCAAGGAACAGGCCGGACCATCGGTCatcatttcatttgccattGCCGCACTTGCCTCTCTACTAGCAG GTATTTGCTATGCCGAGTTCGGTGCTCGAGTGCCCAAAGCGGGATCTGCCTATGTCTACAGTTATGTGTGCATTGGGGAGTTTGTTGCCTTTGTCATTGGCTGGAATCTGATACTGGAGTATGTCATTGGCACCGCCAGCGTCTGTCGTGGCATTAGCCTCTATTTGGACACTTTGCTCAACGACACGCTGAAGGAGACATTCGCAGAGGTCGCTCCCATGAATGTCAGCTTCATGGGCAGCTACTTTGACTTTCTCGCCTTCGGTTTGGTCGTCGTTTTTGGCG TTGCTCTGGCTTTTGGCGTAGAGACTTCTGCGATGGCCAACAACTTTGTCACCTGCGTCAACATTTTCATACTGGGCTTTGTCATCATTGCAGGTGCCATAAAAG CCGACTTCAGCAACTGGACTGTGGATGCAGCTACAATAAATTCCACTAATGTAGGCAATGGCGGCTTCTTTCCCTTTGGCTTTGAGGGCACACTCCAAGGAGCAGCCACTTGCTTCTTTGGCTTTGTGGGCTTCGATTGCATAGCGACAACAGGGGAGGAAGTGCGTGAGCCTCGCAAGAACATTCCACGCTCCATTCTGCTTTCGCTGCTCATCATCTTCCTCTGCTACTTTGGCGTTTCCACGGTGCTTACATTGATGTTGCCCTACTACTACCAGGATGTGAATGCTCCGCTGCCCTATGCCTTCGAGTATGTAGGCTGGCCGGTGGCCATGTGGATTGTAACCATTGGTGGTCTGGTTGGATTGCTGGCCAGCTTGTTTGGCGCCTTGTTTCCACTGCCCAGAGTCATGTATTCCATGGCTCAAGATGGTCTGCTCTTTCGCTTTCTGGGTAAGATCAGTCCACGCTTCCAGGTGCCTGTAACGGGGTCCATTGTGGCTGCTCTGTTTACAGCTCTGATTGCTGGATTGTTTGATCTTGCCCAGCTGGTGAGTCTGCTGTCGATTGGCACCTTGTTGGCTTACAGTGTGGTGGCCATTTCTATTACCATTCTACGCTACATGGAGTACAGCGAGTCGGAGGAGCAGACGCATCAAGGCATCTCGGAGACTACTTCGTTGACATCACGCAGCGAACGCTTCACTTGGAGTTCGTTGTGCACTCAGCTCTTCAATGTGCATCGCATCCTGGaaccaaatgcaatttctaGCAGAATTGTGAGCGTGCTGACTATAATTTTCT GTCTGCTTTCTTTGGGTCTTGGAGTGCTGCTAATGCAAAGCTATCCAGCGATTAGTTCTGGTCAAGCTTGGGCTTTGACTTTGCTCATACTTCTGATAGTGTTAATTctggtggtgctgctgctcACCTGTCTGCAGCCAAGAGAGCCCAGGAGTCGCCTCTTCCGAGTGCCTTTTGTGCCTGTGGTGCCTGCTATAAGTAtctttattaacatttatctAATGCTGCAACTGGACAGCTGGACATGGATACGGTTCGGTATCTGGATGCTTGTGG GCATACCCGTATTTATTGCATGCTGGTGTCTTTATGACATACGAAACCCCCATAAACGTAATCCCGAACGCATTGCCTTCTACAAGGCATTGAAAACGCCCAAAGAGCTGCCCACATTAACGCATATGAATGGCAATGGCATCAGCTCCAAACTGAGCACATTAACAACTGAAACCCAGCTCGCTAGGAATTCCAATAGCTTGGATCAGATACAGAATCTGAGTGAGGTCTGTGATGAGCTGAAAGAGCGCAAGCATGCGAATGGCAAAATCTTCTATGTGGAGGACACAAAGAGCGAACATTCGCGCACAACTTTGCCACTGAATGACGGTGAATTGCGTGAGGATGAGCACTCGGTGATAGCCATGTTGGATGATGTGCTCGAGGCTGAGGatacgcaacagcaacagctggaGGAGCAACAGATTTTCTATCGCAATTTCAGTATTGATTCGGAGCTGTTGCCCAGCGTGATTGAGACAACAATTGTGGCTACGgtgcacaacagcagcagcgatgacgatgacatcAGTCAACATTCGCTGGAGGAGGTGGATCGACTGCATGAATGCCAGATGGCTGCCAGTCAAATGCTGGACGAGATGTTCGACAGCGTTGCCTTCTACGAGCAGCTGCAGGCAGCAAAGCGTAGCAAGGAGCAGCAAGCTGAAGAAGCTGAAGCGATAGTTGAAGAGGCGACTCCAACTCTACTTCGTCCTCAATTGAAGCGTGTTCCTTCTGCAGTCTCAACAGCTTCACAGGCATCGCTTAGCTCTGCTGTGGAAGATCCTTTGCATTCGGAAAAGTTTAAAAATCGATTGAGTCACCTCATTATGCATCCAGCCACACACATGGCAAGGCGAAGCGAAGAGCCGCAGCCAGTTGAGCAGAGTATGGAGATAATCAAGCCCAAGGAGAAACCGACAAGGCCGCAACTGAAGCAATCGAAAAGTGAAACTGATGtccggctgctgttgctgaaggCCATACGAGAGCTGAAATCAGACAGCGATGAGGAGACGGAACATGGCACAGCTGATGGTAACGGTAATGCTAATGGTGataaggcagcagcagcaactgccgCAGCGCCTGAAGCTGGCAGCCATATACCGCGCCCACCGAAATTCGATCCGGTTTTGTACAAGACCATAAACAGCATTAGTTTGCACAAACAGCGACCTAGTTTAAGCCGAGAgcttgccgccgccgccgccgatGATGCCAAGAACATGAAGGTAGTATCTGCAGACACAACTCTCCCCGCATCCCTTGCCTCTGCATCCACAGCCACATCCGAACCGGAGTCGGCAATTGCAACGGCAGAAGCAGAGCCTGAGCCGGTGCTATTCAAAGCGAAATTGGAGGCCATATTGCAGCGAGGTCCCTCGCATCGCCTGCAGCAACGTCCGGGATCGGGAGCGGGAGCAGGAGCTGGAGCCGGAGCGGATGCGGCATTGCGCCGACGGCCGCAATCGACGTACATCGAGGAAACAGCAATTGAATGA
- the LOC133844237 gene encoding bestrophin-4, with the protein MTVSYTAEVATCQRCGCFWKLLARWRASIYKIIWFDLLVFLFCFYAMALLYRVILNENDKHFFEEIVRYCRNHGGLIPLSFVLGFYVAIIVERWWSQYISVPWPDPLAVYVSTLVRGLDEHGRLMRRTIMRYVCLSLTMVLTMISPGIKRRFPTYDFLIEAGLLNKNEANIIAAMDEKFPGHFKYWMPIMWASSIMTRARREGRIWDDFSLKSMIDELNKFRSGCNMLIHYDMISVPLVYTQVVTLAVYTYFLAAIFGHQYIYSSDATFNNIINYYFPVFSTLEFFFFMGWLKVAETLICPFGDDDDDFDLNWAIDRNLQVSYLIVDEMHNDHPTLVKDQYWDEVFPNELPYADESQRHAPPEPSTAKLDISKITSSHIPKIHSATSTEELDFTNFDGEDDFIYDNELRIRFASRRFNIHRSSSSLAFAEPFPLTSLDSRIEEADEDEAEEEHLASHRTSKDDFDRLKEERERERHARQLQQAAMALDLIKEELQYPSGGTSSNHPQQTSSRPLQEEGDPPGSEHKRQSDQSSRDPDKPKE; encoded by the exons ATGACTGTTTCCTATACCGCTGAGGTGGCTACCTGCCAGCGTTGTGGCTGCTTCTGGAAACTCTTAGCCAG ATGGCGTGCAAGTATCTACAAAATAATCTGGTTTGATCTTTTGGTATTTCTCTTCTGTTTCTATGCCATGGCATTGCTGTATCGCGTGATACTCAACGAAAACGATAAGCA tttctttgAGGAAATCGTTCGCTATTGCCGCAATCATGGCGGTTTGATACCGCTCTCCTTTGTGCTTGGCTTTTATGTGGCCATCATTGTGGAGCGATGGTGGAGTCAATATATTTCCGTACCCTGGCCTGATCCCTTGGCCGTGTATGTGAGCACCTTGGTGCGTGGCCTAGATGAGCATGGACGTCTTATGCGTCGCACAATCATGCGTTATGTTTGTCTCTCGCTAACGATGGTGTTGACCATGATTTCGCCCGGTATTAAACGTCGTTTTCCTACCTATGACTTTCTCATTGAGGCGGGATTACTCAACAAGAATGAAGCGAACATTATTGCGGCCATGGATGAAAAGTTCCCCGGACATTTTAAGTACTGGATGCCAATAATGTGGGCTTCCAGTATTATGACGAGAGCTCGAAGAGAGGGACGCATCTGGGATGATTTCTCGCTCAAATCGATGATTGATGAATTGAACAAGTTTCGATCGGGTTGCAATATGCTCATCCACTACGATATGATCAGTGTGCCGTTAGTTTACACGCAGGTGGTCACACTGGCAGTGTATACGTATTTCCTGGCCGCCATCTTTGGGCATCAATACATTTACTCGAGTGATGCCacgtttaataatattatcaaCTATTATTTCCCTGTGTTTAGCACACTGgagttcttcttcttcatggGTTGGCTTAAAGTTGCGGAGACTTTAATTTGCCCGTttggcgatgatgatgatgactttGATCTCAACTGGGCAATCGATCGCAATTTGCAAGTGAGTTATTTAATTGTGGACGAAATGCACAACGATCACCCGACGCTGGTGAAGGATCAGTACTGGGACGAAGTCTTCCCCAATGAGCTGCCCTATGCCGATGAGTCGCAACGTCATGCACCGCCTGAACCTTCCACTGCCAAATTGGACATATCCAAAATTACTTCTTCGCACATACCAAAGATACATTCAGCAACAAGCACCGAAGAACTTGATTTTACCAATTTCGATGGCGAAGACGATTTCATCTATGACAATGAGCTGCGCATTCGATTTGCCTCACGTCGCTTCAACATCCATCGCAGCTCCTCTTCCCTTGCGTTTGCTGAGCCCTTTCCTCTGACATCCCTTGATAGTCGCATAGAAGAAGCAGATGAAGATGAAGCCGAGGAGGAACATCTGGCGAGTCATCGCACTAGCAAAGACGATTTTGATCGCCTGAAAGAAGAACGCGAGCGTGAACGACATGCCAGACAGCTGCAACAGGCTGCTATGGCACTCGATCTTATCAAGGAGGAGCTGCAATATCCCTCGGGTGGCACCTCATCCAACCATCCGCAGCAGACTTCTTCAAGACCTCTGCAAGAGGAAGGCGATCCTCCGGGCTCAGAGCACAAACGACAAAGCGATCAGAGTTCACGTGATCCAGATAAACCGAAGGAATAA
- the LOC133843958 gene encoding bestrophin-4 gives MLKYMPQLLVSFHEVSERVSKMTVTYTSQVTTSRHLSNFLRLLCRWRGSIYKLVWMDLILFLILYILLTLSYRYLMNESARKTFEGIVVYCSVYSTLIPLSFVLGFFVTLVMGRWWAQYKSIPWPDSIALLVSSSIHGADDRARAMRRTIMRYVCLCQVIVFTMISPSVKKRFPTYNQIIEAGLLQENEKSIIAVLDIAFPYYPKHWMPIVWAASLVNRARRENKIRDDYAVKSIIDELNSFRGWCGFLLYYDWVSVPLVYTQVVTLACYSFFLCAIMGHQWVDTEKSPSSQNVIFKYFPVLTILQFFFYMGWLKVAESLINPFGEDDDDFELNWMIDRNLTVSYLIVDEMHQEHPQLLKDQYWDEVFPNELPYTDESKRPVPPQNSTARVGANKSNLSWDEKSNIIQTSSIFLPGAITESFAERKDEVRSTGVPHNQNTVRSEPINLQPSPTSMNLEELIDQRNRERRERMRHRYQDMRSNHKATNSRYVLTVLRPPSVSSSQPLLAEEAEEEEEEEVIPTSEPEKKD, from the exons ATGTTGAAATATATGCCTCAACTATTAGTTTCATTTCATGAAGTGAGTGAACGTGTATCAAAAATGACTGTAACTTATACATCTCAAGTGACCACTTCGAGGCATTTAAGCAACTTTTTGCGGCTGTTATGCAG ATGGCGAGGCAGTATTTATAAACTAGTCTGGATGGATTTGATTCTCTTCCTAATTCTTTACATTCTTCTGACGCTTTCATATCGTTATCTGATGAATGAATCGGCACGCaa AACCTTCGAGGGAATTGTTGTATATTGTTCGGTGTACTCAACTCTCATTCCATTGTCATTTGTGCTGGGCTTCTTTGTGACCCTTGTGATGGGTCGTTGGTGGGCGCAGTACAAGAGCATTCCTTGGCCGGATTCGATTGCTCTCCTGGTTAGCTCCTCGATACATGGAGCCGATGATCGTGCTCGAGCTATGCGGCGCACAATCATGCGCTACGTTTGCCTCTGCCAGGTGATTGTGTTCACAATGATATCTCCCAGTGTGAAGAAACGTTTTCCCACCTACAATCAAATTATTGAGGCGGGTCTGCTGCAAGAAAACGAGAAGAGCATCATTGCGGTGTTGGACATTGCATTTCCCTACTATCCAAAGCACTGGATGCCAATTGTTTGGGCTGCCAGCCTCGTGAATCGTGCTCGCCGTGAAAACAAAATACGCGATGACTATGCTGTGAAATCTATAATCGATGAGCTGAATAGTTTCCGCGGTTGGTGTGGATTTCTGCTCTACTACGATTGGGTCAGTGTACCATTAGTTTACACTCAGGTGGTCACACTGGCCTGCTATTCCTTTTTCCTCTGCGCCATCATGGGTCATCAGTGGGTTGACACGGAGAAAAGTCCCTCGAGTCAGAATgtgatatttaaatactttccaGTGCTCACAATTCTGCAGTTCTTCTTCTACATGGGTTGGCTAAAGGTGGCAGAGTCCTTGATTAATCCTTTCGgtgaggatgatgatgattttgaG CTCAACTGGATGATTGATCGCAATCTGACTGTGTCTTATTTGATTGTGGATGAAATGCATCAGGAGCATCCGCAGCTGCTCAAGGATCAGTACTGGGATGAAGTCTTTCCCAACGAGCTGCCCTACACCGACGAATCGAAACGTCCCGTTCCACCGCAAAACTCCACAGCTCGAGTGGGCGCTAATAAATCGAATCTTAGTTGGGATGAAAAAAGCAACATAATACAAACATCATCGATATTTCTTCCTGGTGCCATAACCGAATCCTTTGCGGAGCGCAAAGATGAAGTGAGGTCCACTGGAGTCCCTCATAATCAAAATACCGTGCGATCCGAACCAATCAACTTGCAGCCAAGTCCCACAAGTA TGAACCTGGAGGAATTGATCGATCAACGCAATCGGGAGAGACGCGAACGCATGCGACATCGTTACCAGGACATGCGTTCCAATCATAAAGCGACTAATAGTCGCTATGTTCTCACTGTATTGCGTCCGCCTTCGGTTAGCAGTAGTCAACCTCTACTTGCAGAGGAAgctgaggaggaggaggaggaagaggtgATTCCAACATCGGAGCCAGAGAAGAAAGATTAA